A genomic window from Silene latifolia isolate original U9 population chromosome 11, ASM4854445v1, whole genome shotgun sequence includes:
- the LOC141614620 gene encoding uncharacterized protein LOC141614620 yields the protein MEDKVFGLYEDGSIVSWDVKEFNALEHIKPANYSQCGHKFFLKVNGWTAILTYLVQSGSDLLAVSRFNRQVLIDDDIVYNVDYFWRTNDFKVYRFKTEDKSWEKIEDLGEVALVVGGNSSMCVSVTHTNGLQPNCIYFTDDLDMCWLSVTKPGGHYTGVFDVKSHEIRQFYEGDDMHSSFAPPILFIPQF from the coding sequence ATGGAGGATAAAGTATTTGGTTTATATGAAGACGGTTCAATTGTATCTTGGGATGTCAAGGAATTCAACGCTCTTGAGCATATAAAACCAGCAAATTATTCACAGTGTGGCCATAAATTTTTCCTGAAGGTTAATGGATGGACTGCAATCCTAACATATTTGGTACAATCAGGTAGTGATCTTCTCGCGGTGTCAAGATTCAACAGACAAGTGTTAATTGATGATGATATTGTTTACAATGTTGATTATTTTTGGAGGACAAATGATTTTAAGGTGTATAGATTTAAAACTGAAGACAAAAGTTGGGAGAAAATTGAAGATTTAGGGGAAGTGGCATTGGTAGTAGGTGGTAATTCTTCCATGTGTGTTTCTGTAACACATACCAACGGGTTGCAACCTAATTGCATATATTTCACTGATGATTTAGATATGTGTTGGCTATCAGTAACAAAGCCAGGTGGACATTATACGGGTGTCTTTGACGTCAAGAGTCACGAAATACGGCAATTTTACGAAGGCGATGATATGCACTCATCATTTGCCCCACCGATCCTGTTTATTCCCcaattttaa
- the LOC141614622 gene encoding F-box protein SKIP23-like, translating into MASDFSMLPVDLLGVIALKLETFEDFFEFSAVCRSWNRASSSVKHQWTATPIVPWLLLAENNQDNPDCVRKIFNLSNNKCYKFSLPETFGARCWGTSYGWIAMIDRNLDVQLFNPITKAQIPFPSLKPPRTYFNPRSGESYQNWFLDSSADKVIVLKVPQNDHYEFVVMLVRQHCYSVAIARHGDQWWTSVSIKSKGRMLDVVEIDDNILALYNDGSIVSLNVKEFNALEHIKPVDYSPCGHELFVKFNRGHVYHTYLVRSGSDLLAVLRYREQVGNEKDDDDIFCQTIDFEVYRFRTVDKSWEEIDDLGEVALVVGRNSSMCVSVGHTNGLQRNCIYFTDDYHLFWGSVREPGGHDTGVFDFESGDIWPFYEGDDIHSIFSPPTLFIPQF; encoded by the coding sequence ATGGCTTCCGATTTCTCGATGTTGCCTGTTGATCTTCTCGGTGTCATTGCATTAAAGTTGGAAACTTTCGAAGATTTTTTTGAGTTTTCTGCTGTATGTCGTTCATGGAATCGTGCTTCGTCTTCAGTAAAGCACCAATGGACAGCTACACCAATTGTACCATGGCTATTACTTGCTGAAAACAATCAGGATAATCCCGATTGTGTTCGCAAGATTTTTAATCTCAGTAATAACAAGTGTTATAAATTCAGTCTCCCTGAGACTTTCGGAGCAAGGTGTTGGGGTACGTCTTATGGCTGGATTGCAATGATTGACCGTAACTTGGATGTTCAATTGTTTAATCCAATTACTAAGGCACAAATTCCTTTCCCTTCTCTAAAACCCCCACGTACTTATTTTAATCCTCGAAGTGGTGAAAGTTACCAGAATTGGTTTTTGGATAGTTCTGCGGACAAGGTGATTGTGCTTAAAGTACCTCAAAATGATCATTACGAGTTTGTTGTTATGTTAGTTCGTCAGCATTGCTATAGTGTAGCAATCGCTAGGCACGGCGACCAATGGTGGACAtctgtctccatcaaatcaaaaGGTCGGATGCTTGATGTTGttgaaattgatgataatatatTAGCTTTATACAACGACGGATCAATTGTATCTTTGAATGTCAAGGAATTCAACGCGCTTGAGCATATAAAACCAGTAGATTATTCACCGTGTGGCCATGAATTATTCGTCAAGTTCAACCGTGGGCATGTGTACCATACATATTTGGTCCGATCAGGTAGTGATCTCCTCGCAGTGTTAAGATACAGGGAACAAGTGGGTAATGAGAAAGACGATGATGATATTTTTTGTCAGacaattgattttgaggtgtatagaTTTAGAACAGTAGACAAAAGTTGGGAGGAAATTGATGATTTGGGGGAAGTGGCATTGGTCGTAGGTCGTAATTCTTCCATGTGTGTTTCTGTAGGACATACCAATGGATTGCAACGTAATTGCATATATTTCACCGATGATTATCATTTGTTTTGGGGATCAGTAAGAGAGCCTGGTGGACATGATACAGGTGTCTTTGACTTCGAGAGTGGCGACATATGGCCATTCTACGAAGGTGATGATATCCATTCAATATTTTCTCCACCTACCCTGTTTATTCCCcaattttaa
- the LOC141614623 gene encoding F-box protein At2g17036-like encodes MAVDWFTLPLDLLSFIVLKLETFEDFINFSAVCRCWNHASSSVKHQWSAKPNVPWLLLAENNKDNPICVRKIFNLSNNKCYNLNLPETFGARCWGSSYGWVAMIIDRNFDVQLFNPITKAQIPFPSLRPLYDGDESDEDDESYRHWFLSSFADRLIVLKVPQNNNYEFVVLVIHEYYQSLAFARQGDQSWTPIFVKSRVKMVDIVGMDDKVFGFDYDDEDDSDYDDKDDSGYFSRTNYFEVYRFKSEDESWEQVEDLGEVALVVGGNSSMCVSVTHANGLQRNCIYFTDDLTMCWKTSVRKPGGHDTGVFDLKNGNIRRFYEGGDMHSSFAPPTLFIPQF; translated from the exons ATGGCTGTCGATTGGTTTACGTTACCTCTCGATCTTCTTAGTTTCATTGTATTAAAGTTAGAAACTTTTGaagattttattaatttttctgcTGTATGTCGTTGCTGGAATCATGCTTCTTCGTCAGTCAAGCATCAGTGGAGCGCTAAACCAAACGTACCATGGCTATTACTTGCTGAAAACAATAAAGATAATCCCATTTGTGTTCGCAAGATTTTTAATCTTAGTAATAACAAGTGTTACAATTTGAACCTTCCGGAGACTTTTGGAGCAAGGTGTTGGGGTTCGTCTTATGGCTGGGTTGCTATGATTATTGACCGTAATTTCGATGTTCAATTGTTTAATCCAATTACTAAGGCACAAATTCCTTTCCCTTCTCTAAGACCCTTATATGACGGTGATGAGAGTGACGAGGATGATGAAAGTTATCGGCATTGGTTTTTGAGCAGTTTTGCGGACAGGCTCATTGTGCTTAAAGTACCTCAAAATAATAATTACGAGTTTGTTGTTCTGGTAATTCATGAGTATTACCAAAGCCTTGCTTTCGCTAGGCAAGGTGATCAATCGTGGACGCCAATATTCGTCAAATCAAGAGTTAAGATGGTTGATATTGTGGGTATGGATGATAAAGTATTTGGTTT tgattacgatgatgaggatgattCTGATTACGATGATAAGGATGATTCTGGTTATTTTTCCAGGACAAATTATTTCGAGGTGTATAGATTTAAATCTGAAGACGAAAGTTGGGAGCAAGTTGAAGATTTAGGGGAAGTGGCATTGGTAGTAGGTGGTAATTCTTCCATGTGTGTTTCTGTAACACATGCCAACGGGTTGCAACGTAATTGCATATATTTCACTGATGATTTAACTATGTGTTGGAAAACATCAGTAAGAAAGCCAGGTGGACATGATACGGGTGTCTTTGACTTGAAGAATGGCAATATAAGGCGATTTTACGAAGGCGGTGATATGCACTCATCATTTGCCCCGCCAACCCTGTTTATTCCCCAATTTTAA
- the LOC141614624 gene encoding putative F-box protein At4g22170 — protein sequence MASDFSTLPLDLLGVIALKLETFEDFFKFSVVCRSWNSASSSAKHQWKAKPIVPWLLLAENNQNNPNCVRKIFNLSNNKCYKFSLPETFVGARCWGSSYGWIAMIDRNFDVQLFNPITKAQIPFPSLKPLYDGDEFDQNGESHQHWFLRGFADRLVVLKVPQNNNYEFVVLVVYEDYHSLVFARQGDQSWTPVFVNSKFRKFRMCDVVGMDDKDEDDADHDDDTDHDNADQDDTNYDDEDEDEDDADDVDHDNKGDSYYFCKTKDFKVYRFKSEDKSWEKIEDLGEVALVVGGNSSMCVSVTHANGLQRNCIYLTDDLDMCCLSVTKPGGHDTGVFNFKNGNIWQFYEGDDIHSSFSPPILFIPQF from the exons ATGGCTTCCGATTTCTCAACGTTGCCTCTTGATCTTCTTGGTGTCATTGCATTAAAGTTGGAAACTTTCGAAGATTTTTTTAAGTTTTCGGTTGTATGTCGTTCCTGGAATAGTGCTTCGTCTTCAGCAAAGCATCAATGGAAGGCTAAACCAATTGTACCATGGCTATTACTTGCTGAAAACAATCAGAATAATCCCAATTGTGTTCGCAAGATTTTTAATCTTAGTAATAACAAGTGTTATAAATTCAGTCTCCCTGAGACTTTTGTTGGAGCAAGGTGTTGGGGTTCGTCTTATGGCTGGATTGCAATGATTGACCGTAACTTTGATGTTCAATTGTTTAATCCAATTACTAAGGCACAAATTCCGTTCCCTTCTCTAAAACCCTTATATGATGGTGATGAGTTTGATCAGAATGGTGAAAGTCATCAGCATTGGTTTTTGCGCGGTTTTGCGGACAGGCTCGTTGTGCTTAAAGTACCTCAAAATAATAATTACGAGTTTGTTGTTCTGGTAGTTTATGAGGATTACCATAGCCTAGTTTTCGCTAGGCAAGGTGATCAATCGTGGACACCTGTCTTCGTCAATTCAAAATTTCGGAAATTTCGGATGTGTGATGTTGTGGGAATGGATGATAAA gatgaggatgatgctgaTCACGACGATGATACTGACCACGATAATGCTGATCAAGATGATACTAATtacgatgatgaggatgaggatgaggatgatgcggATGATGTTGATCACGATAATAAAGGTGATTCTTATTATTTTTGCAAGACAAAAGATTTCAAGGTGTATAGATTTAAATCTGAAGACAAAAGTTGGGAGAAAATTGAAGATTTAGGGGAAGTGGCATTGGTCGTAGGTGGTAACTCTTCCATGTGTGTTTCTGTAACACATGCCAACGGGTTGCAACGTAATTGCATATATTTAACTGATGATTTAGATATGTGTTGTCTATCAGTAACAAAGCCTGGTGGACATGATACGGGTGTCTTTAACTTCAAGAATGGCAATATATGGCAATTTTACGAAGGCGATGATATACACTCATCCTTTTCTCCGCCAATCCTGTTTATTCCCCAATTTTAA
- the LOC141614625 gene encoding F-box protein At2g05970-like — protein sequence MAADWSTLPLDVVGVIALKLQTFEDFIKFSVACRWWNRASSSVKHQWKAKPVVPWLLLAENTKDNPDCVRKIFNLSNNKRYNLYLPQTFGARCWGSPNGWIAMIDLNFDVQLFNPITKAQIHFPCLKPLHCGTPPTSGERYESWFLRCFANRLIVLKVPQNNNYEFVVLVVYEWYQSLAFARQGDQQWTPIFVKSEVKMVDLVAIEDKVFALYEDGSIVSWNVDEFNALQLIKPADYSLHVNLVFVKLNKSINQIYMAQSGNELLLVLRYKDGVGNADNTDFDHDIVYRTIGFEVYKLKPKDKIWEVTKDLGEVALVVGGNSSMCVATGHAEGLQRNCIYFTDDDYVYWRLVREKGGHDTGFYDIKTDVLQFYEGDDMRSSFSPPTFFIPQL from the coding sequence ATGGCTGCAGATTGGTCTACGTTGCCTCTTGACGTTGTTGGCGTCATTGCATTAAAGTTACAAACTTTCGAAGATTTTATTAAGTTTTCTGTTGCATGTCGTTGGTGGAATCGTGCTTCGTCTTCAGTAAAGCATCAATGGAAGGCTAAACCAGTTGTACCATGGCTTTTACTTGCTGAAAACACTAAAGATAATCCCGATTGTGTTCGCAAGATATTTAATCTTTCTAATAACAAGCGTTACAACTTGTATCTCCCGCAAACTTTTGGAGCAAGGTGTTGGGGTTCGCCTAACGGTTGGATTGCAATGATTGACCTTAACTTTGATGTTCAATTGTTTAATCCAATCACTAAGGCTCAAATTCACTTCCCTTGTTTAAAACCCTTACATTGTGGTACACCACCTACGAGTGGTGAAAGATACGAGAGTTGGTTTTTGCGTTGTTTCGCAAACAGGCTTATTGTGCTTAAAGTACCTCAAAATAATAATTACGAGTTTGTTGTTCTGGTAGTTTACGAGTGGTACCAGAGCCTAGCTTTTGCTAGACAAGGCGATCAGCAGTGGACACCCATATTCGTCAAATCTGAAGTTAAGATGGTTGATCTTGTAGCGATAGAGGATAAAGTATTTGCGCTATATGAAGATGGATCAATTGTATCTTGGAATGTCGACGAATTCAACGCTCTGCAGCTTATAAAACCAGCAGATTACTCACTGCATGTcaatttagttttcgtgaagttGAACAAAAGTATAAATCAAATATACATGGCACAATCAGGTAATGAGCTCCTCCTGGTGTTAAGATACAAGGATGGAGTAGGGAATGCAGATAATACTGATTTCGATCACGACATTGTTTATCGAACAATTGGATTTGAGGTGTACAAACTTAAACCTAAAGACAAAATTTGGGAGGTAACTAAAGATTTGGGGGAAGTGGCATTGGTTGTAGGCGGTAACTCTTCCATGTGCGTTGCTACCGGACATGCCGAAGGCTTGCAACGTAATTGTATTTATTTCACAGATGATGATTATGTGTATTGGAGGTTGGTAAGAGAGAAGGGTGGACATGATACGGGTTTCTATGACATCAAGACTGACGTCCTGCAATTTTACGAAGGTGATGATATGCGCTCCTCATTTTCCCCACCCACCTTCTTTATTCCCCAActttaa
- the LOC141614626 gene encoding F-box/kelch-repeat protein At1g57790-like, protein MASDFSMLPLDLLGVIALKIENFEDYIKFSVVCRSWNSASSSVKHQWTAKPIVPWLLLAENNQDNPDCVRKIYNLSNNKCYNLNLPETFGARCWGSSYGWVAMIDRNLDVKLFNPITKAQIPLPSLKPPRTYFNPRSGESYQNWFLDSSADKVIVLKVPQNDHYEFVVMLVRQHCHSVAIARHGDQLWTPVSVKSKGRMLDVVEIDDNILALYNDGSIVCLNVKEFNALEPLKPVDYSPCGHELFVKFNRGHVYHTYLVRSGSDLLAVLRYREQVGNEKDDDDIFCQTIDFEVYRFRTVDKSWEEIDDLGEVALVVGRNSSMCFSVGHTNGLQRNCIYFTDDYHLFWGSVREPGGHDTGVFDFESGDIWPFYEGDDIHSIFSPPTLFIPQF, encoded by the coding sequence ATGGCTTCCGATTTCTCGATGTTGCCTCTTGATCTTCTTGGTGTCATTGCATTAAAGATTGAAAACTTCGAAGATTATATTAAGTTTTCTGTTGTATGTCGTTCCTGGAATAGTGCTTCGTCTTCAGTAAAGCACCAATGGACAGCTAAACCAATTGTACCATGGCTATTACTTGCTGAAAACAATCAGGATAATCCCGATTGTGTTCGCAAGATATATAATCTTAGTAATAACAAGTGTTACAATTTGAACCTTCCGGAGACTTTTGGAGCAAGGTGTTGGGGTTCGTCATATGGCTGGGTTGCAATGATTGACCGTAACTTGGATGTTAAATTGTTTAATCCAATTACTAAGGCACAAATTCCGTTGCCTTCTCTAAAGCCCCCACGTACATATTTTAATCCTCGAAGTGGTGAAAGTTACCAGAATTGGTTTTTGGATAGTTCTGCAGACAAGGTGATTGTGCTTAAAGTACCTCAAAATGATCATTACGAGTTTGTTGTTATGTTAGTTCGTCAGCATTGCCATAGTGTAGCCATCGCTAGGCATGGCGACCAATTGTGGACACCTGTCTCCGTCAAATCAAAAGGTCGGATGCTTGATGTTGttgaaattgatgataatatatTAGCTTTATACAACGACGGATCAATTGTATGTTTGAATGTCAAGGAATTCAACGCTCTTGAGCCTCTAAAACCAGTAGATTATTCACCGTGTGGCCATGAATTATTCGTCAAGTTCAACCGTGGGCATGTGTACCATACATATTTGGTCCGATCAGGTAGTGATCTCCTCGCAGTGTTAAGATACAGGGAACAAGTGGGTAATGAGAAAGACGATGATGATATTTTTTGTCAGacaattgattttgaggtgtatagaTTTAGAACAGTAGACAAAAGTTGGGAGGAAATTGATGATTTGGGGGAAGTGGCATTGGTCGTAGGTCGTAATTCTTCCATGTGTTTTTCTGTAGGACATACCAATGGATTGCAACGTAATTGCATATATTTCACTGATGATTATCATTTGTTTTGGGGATCAGTAAGAGAGCCTGGTGGACATGATACAGGTGTCTTTGACTTCGAGAGTGGCGACATATGGCCATTCTACGAAGGTGATGATATCCATTCAATATTTTCTCCACCTACCCTGTTTATTCCCcaattttaa
- the LOC141614627 gene encoding F-box protein At2g17036-like — translation MAVDWFTLPLDLLSFIVLKLETFEDFINFSAVCRCWNHASSSVKQQWSAKPNVPWLLLAENNKDNPNCVRKIFNLSNNKCYNLNLSETFGARCWGSSYGWVAMIIDRNFDVQLFNPITKAQIPFPSLRPLYDGDESDEDDESYRHWFLSSFADRLIVLKVPQNNNYEFVVLVIHEYYQSLAFARQGDQSWTPIFVKSRVTMLDIVGMEDKVFGLYENGSIVSWNVEEFNALELIKPADYSPSGHEFLVDFNTRGVNHTYFVRSGQIISRCIDLNLKTKVGSKLKI, via the exons ATGGCCGTCGATTGGTTTACGTTGCCTCTCGATCTTCTTAGTTTCATTGTATTAAAGTTAGAAACTTTTGaagattttattaatttttctgcTGTATGTCGTTGCTGGAATCATGCTTCTTCGTCAGTCAAGCAGCAGTGGAGCGCTAAACCAAACGTACCATGGCTATTACTTGCTGAAAACAATAAAGATAATCCCAATTGTGTTCGCAAGATTTTTAATCTTAGTAATAACAAGTGTTACAATTTGAACCTTTCGGAGACTTTTGGAGCAAGGTGTTGGGGTTCGTCTTATGGCTGGGTTGCTATGATTATTGACCGTAATTTCGATGTTCAATTGTTTAATCCAATTACTAAGGCACAAATTCCATTCCCTTCTCTAAGACCCTTATATGATGGTGATGAGAGTGACGAGGATGATGAAAGTTATCGGCATTGGTTTTTGAGCAGTTTTGCGGACAGGCTCATTGTGCTTAAAGTACCTCAAAATAATAATTACGAGTTTGTTGTTCTGGTAATTCATGAGTATTACCAAAGCCTTGCTTTCGCTAGGCAAGGTGATCAATCGTGGACTCCAATATTCGTCAAATCAAGAGTTACGATGCTTGATATTGTGGGTATGGAGGATAAAGTATTTGGTTTGTATGAGAATGGATCAATTGTGTCTTGGAATGTCGAGGAATTCAACGCTCTTGAGCTTATTAAACCAGCAGACTATTCACCATCTGGCCACGAATTTCTCGTGGACTTTAACACAAGGGGTGTAAACCACACATATTTTGTACGATCAG GACAAATTATTTCGAGGTGTATAGATTTAAATCTGAAGACGAAAGTTGGGAGCAAATTGAAGATTTAG